The Juglans regia cultivar Chandler chromosome 11, Walnut 2.0, whole genome shotgun sequence genome contains the following window.
TGCTTTCGAAGAGCTCAATTGCTTTTCTTCCACACCCGTGCACAGCATAGCCTGCGAGCATGGCTGTCCAAGCTACCCTATCTGGATTAATCATCTCTCCAAAAACCTTGTGTGATGCATTTAATCTCCCTAACTTGGCATACAAATTCAAAAGTGCAGTTGCAATTCTTTCATTTGCATTGAGACATCGACTGAAAATTACACCATGAATGCCCTCTGCTAGTTTTCCTACACCTAAATCTTCACAAGCCTGAAGCAAGGCCACCACAGTACCTTCATCAGGCTCAACTCCAGCCAATCTCATCAAATTAAAACAGCCCACTCCTTCCTCTGGAAATCCATTTTGGTTGTAAACCATAATCATAGAATTCCAGGAAACAATATTCCTAATAGGCATTGCCTCAAATAATTTACATGCCGCATCTAAATAACCACACTTTCCATACATATTGATAATAGAATTAGCAACCTTAATTTCCAACAACATACCCATTTTCAATGCAAAACCATGAATGTATTTGCCTACATCTAGAGCTCCCACATCGGTACAGGCTGCGATTACAGATAAGAGCGTAACCTCATTAGGTTTCATTCCCATCACAAGCTTCATTCTGAAAAGTGCACACATGCACTTGCCAACAAAGCCTTTTTGAGAAAATCGGGAAATTAAAGAATTCCAGGATGCCACATCCTTGCTAGGTATTTCATCAAACAACTTCTGTGCATCTTCTGTACCGCCAAACTTGATGTAATTAGACACCAGCTGATCACCAATAAACCCATCGCTATAATTTACCGATTTGACAACGCGGGCATGAATTGCCCGGCAGTGCGAGACGGAAGAGCAAGAGTTTATGGCGAGAATTAGACTGGAAACAAGTGGTTCTGGAATGGTATATCTTTGAGAGAAGACTTGAGGGAAAAGGGCAGTGTGGGTTTTTCTCCGGCCCAAGAGTTTGTATAGAATCAGAGCGCCATGATGAATGTAGGAGAGAGCACGTGATGGGAAACAAAATATCGATACCATTTCCCATCATAACCTCTGCTTTCCAAACATCCCTCTAAAACTCTGACTTTGAGATGAGCTTTGTGGACTAGGAACCCACTTCAGGACGTACGCATCCGAAAGTACAGTTCAGCGGAGGTCCCTATGTTTGGGAAGAAGGCTGCATACCGTTTTAATTTATCTTCAGTCTTCCCATACGAGCAGATCAATAAAACAGATGCTATCTTTGTAATTAGGATACATGTATCTACTGATTAAAGCTAACTTCTACTTGAACTTCGTTTCAACTTTTCAGATCTAAGCCTCTGCACTTTCAAGAAGTGCACATTCCCCTAATTGCTTCTCTTCCATTGTCTTGAATGCGTCAACGTCTGCATACTCATGGAATTGCCAATCTCTTATCATCATGATAGGAGATCTTGCgctgttttattattataaatggtACGTGCCACACCCAAGTATGCATATACATTTTACTGACTGTGTCATGGGTTTTGAAAGGTATTCAATTCAAAGTGAAAACCCCGTTTCTCCCTGCGTGATCGTAGTGCAGCACACGTTCTGGATCTTgtgttcatatttttatattaatgtagCAAAGTATGCCAAGAAGTCCCGTTATCATATGCAAATGGTACcttaataagaatattttttccttcaagaaAGCGTAGAGTAATAAAGATGAGTCGTatcaaattccattctcacctaattatattaatataatgacATATATGTTTGCAGTCTTAAAATAtgcaagtctttttttttttttaaagtcaagCTTTGCA
Protein-coding sequences here:
- the LOC108984521 gene encoding pentatricopeptide repeat-containing protein At5g40410, mitochondrial, which encodes MVSIFCFPSRALSYIHHGALILYKLLGRRKTHTALFPQVFSQRYTIPEPLVSSLILAINSCSSVSHCRAIHARVVKSVNYSDGFIGDQLVSNYIKFGGTEDAQKLFDEIPSKDVASWNSLISRFSQKGFVGKCMCALFRMKLVMGMKPNEVTLLSVIAACTDVGALDVGKYIHGFALKMGMLLEIKVANSIINMYGKCGYLDAACKLFEAMPIRNIVSWNSMIMVYNQNGFPEEGVGCFNLMRLAGVEPDEGTVVALLQACEDLGVGKLAEGIHGVIFSRCLNANERIATALLNLYAKLGRLNASHKVFGEMINPDRVAWTAMLAGYAVHGCGRKAIELFESMVKEGLVPDHVTFTHLLNACSHSGFVKEGKYYFKIMSEVYRIEARMDHYSCMVDLLGRSGLLSNAYDLIIQMPMEPNSGVWGALLSACRIYGNIELGKEAAERLIALDPSDPRNYIMLSNIYCAGHLWKDASKVRTLMKDRGVIRNPGCSIIEQGNKIHRFVVGDRSHPEWEKIRVKLEELIRKIRKVGYVSKTEFVLHDVKEEVKEDMINEHSEKLAIAFGLLVTNAGPLIITKNLRICGDCHNTAKFISLVEKRSIIIRDSKRFHHFDNGSCSCGDYW